In one window of Candidatus Polarisedimenticolia bacterium DNA:
- a CDS encoding type IV pilus twitching motility protein PilT has protein sequence MEINDLLKIATERKASDLHLKVGSHPVIRVNGKLIPLAELPRLTQETTIAMAFSIMSGRQKQKFKDHFEIDIAYSVPGLGRFRVNIFQQRGTVGLVLRVIPAKILTFKELLLPPVIETISNEVRGLILVTGTTGSGKSTSLAAMIDYINSTRTEHIMTIEDPIEFLHRDKKSLVNQREVEVDTKGFAGALRSALRQDPDVILVGEMRDYETIETALTAAETGHLVLSTLHTLDATETINRIISVFPPHQQKQIRLQLAAVLKSVISQRLLPRADDRGRVPAIEVLRATGYIRDCIENKEKTKLIRDALAAGTSQYGMQTFDQSIYTLYKRELITMEEALRRATNPDEFKLKLQGIESTADGSRSEMESTLSVGEPRAASAFELSRAKFGKN, from the coding sequence ATGGAAATCAACGACTTACTCAAGATTGCCACGGAAAGAAAAGCCTCGGATCTTCACCTCAAGGTGGGAAGCCATCCGGTCATCCGGGTCAACGGCAAGCTGATCCCGCTGGCGGAGCTGCCCCGGCTGACCCAGGAAACGACGATTGCCATGGCCTTCTCGATCATGAGCGGACGCCAGAAGCAGAAATTCAAGGACCATTTCGAGATCGACATCGCCTACTCGGTGCCGGGGCTGGGCCGTTTCCGCGTGAACATCTTTCAGCAGCGGGGAACGGTGGGGCTGGTTCTCCGGGTCATTCCCGCCAAAATCCTGACGTTCAAGGAGCTGCTCCTCCCGCCGGTCATCGAGACGATCTCCAACGAGGTGCGCGGCCTGATTCTGGTGACCGGGACCACCGGGTCGGGGAAGTCGACCTCCCTGGCCGCCATGATCGATTACATCAACTCGACGCGCACCGAGCACATCATGACGATCGAGGATCCGATCGAGTTCCTGCACCGCGACAAAAAGAGCCTGGTGAACCAGCGCGAGGTCGAGGTGGACACCAAGGGCTTCGCGGGAGCGCTGCGCTCCGCGCTGCGCCAGGACCCCGACGTCATCCTGGTGGGAGAAATGCGCGACTACGAGACGATCGAGACGGCGCTCACGGCGGCCGAGACGGGCCATCTGGTGTTGAGCACCCTGCATACCCTGGATGCGACCGAGACGATCAACCGGATCATCTCGGTCTTCCCGCCACACCAGCAGAAGCAGATACGGCTGCAATTGGCGGCGGTGCTCAAGTCGGTCATCTCCCAGCGCCTCCTGCCGCGCGCCGACGACCGCGGTCGGGTCCCCGCCATCGAGGTGCTGCGCGCCACGGGCTACATCCGCGACTGCATCGAGAACAAGGAAAAGACGAAGCTTATCCGGGACGCGCTGGCCGCGGGGACGTCCCAGTACGGGATGCAAACCTTCGATCAATCGATCTACACTCTGTACAAGCGCGAGCTCATCACCATGGAGGAGGCGCTGCGGCGCGCGACGAACCCCGACGAGTTCAAGCTCAAGCTCCAGGGGATCGAATCGACGGCCGACGGGTCCCGGAGCGAGATGGAGAGCACTCTCAGCGTCGGGGAGCCGCGCGCGGCATCCGCCTTCGAGCTTTCGCGAGCCAAATTCGGCAAGAACTGA